A single region of the Thermoanaerobaculia bacterium genome encodes:
- a CDS encoding ABC transporter permease subunit, which produces MNARTVALLARKDLSLLRWPLLLYVAMGALAVGLAGSDDRAARSLGLTLAANVFIATCFHLVLSNVLGERQNRTLAFTLSLPVSPREIVAGKLVSSVVMYLACGILAATALVHLAPVDVFAAMAADGRGVLSHLASWAAYFGLVLGGFLALFSV; this is translated from the coding sequence GTGAACGCGCGCACGGTGGCCCTGCTCGCGCGCAAGGACCTTTCGCTGCTGCGCTGGCCGCTGCTGCTCTACGTCGCGATGGGCGCTCTCGCCGTGGGGCTCGCCGGAAGTGACGACCGGGCCGCGCGCTCGCTCGGCCTCACCCTGGCGGCGAACGTCTTCATCGCCACCTGCTTCCATCTCGTGTTGAGCAATGTCCTCGGCGAGCGCCAGAACAGGACACTCGCTTTCACCCTCTCGCTGCCGGTCTCGCCGCGCGAGATCGTGGCGGGGAAGCTCGTCTCTTCGGTGGTCATGTATCTGGCGTGCGGCATTCTCGCCGCCACGGCCCTGGTGCACCTCGCGCCGGTCGACGTCTTCGCTGCGATGGCCGCCGACGGCCGCGGCGTGCTCTCTCACCTCGCCTCCTGGGCGGCCTACTTCGGGCTCGTTCTCGGCGGCTTCCTCGCCCTTTTCTCCGTCG
- a CDS encoding ABC transporter ATP-binding protein, translated as MVPASTASATPALRLTRVEKRYPCFTFGPIDLDLAPGVTLGLLGENGAGKSTLLRILLGLVRPDAGEVEVLGLAMPEREHEIKSGVAYVSEDMAPYGGKSIAWNLDLVRSLSSQWDEERATTLLRRFGLRPEQRTKGLSRGQTVRLLLLLALVRRPRLLLLDEPTSGLDPRMRHDLREELGRVAREDGTTIVFSSHLTEDMAALAKEIVILDRGRIVRRAATCTLLAEGPLERVFLDATSATGRRVA; from the coding sequence ATGGTTCCAGCTTCGACAGCAAGTGCGACCCCTGCGCTCCGGCTCACCCGTGTCGAGAAGCGCTACCCCTGCTTCACTTTCGGCCCAATCGATCTCGATCTCGCACCGGGCGTGACGCTCGGCCTGCTGGGCGAGAACGGCGCCGGGAAGTCGACCCTGCTCCGCATCCTGCTCGGTCTGGTGCGCCCCGACGCCGGCGAGGTCGAAGTGCTGGGCCTCGCGATGCCCGAACGCGAGCACGAGATCAAGTCGGGTGTCGCCTATGTCTCCGAGGACATGGCACCCTACGGCGGGAAGTCGATTGCCTGGAACCTCGATCTCGTCCGCTCGCTCTCCTCGCAGTGGGACGAGGAGCGCGCCACGACGCTGCTGCGCCGATTCGGTCTCCGGCCCGAACAGCGGACGAAAGGGCTCTCGCGCGGCCAGACGGTGCGTCTCCTTCTGCTGCTCGCCCTCGTGCGGCGACCGCGGCTGCTGCTTCTCGACGAGCCGACGAGCGGCCTCGATCCGCGGATGCGCCACGACCTGCGCGAGGAGCTCGGCCGCGTCGCCAGAGAGGACGGAACGACGATCGTCTTCTCCTCGCACCTCACCGAGGACATGGCGGCGCTCGCGAAGGAGATCGTGATCCTCGACCGCGGACGCATCGTCCGCCGCGCGGCGACATGTACGCTCCTCGCCGAGGGGCCGCTCGAGCGGGTCTTCCTCGACGCGACGTCCGCCACCGGCAGGAGGGTGGCGTGA